From one Cupriavidus oxalaticus genomic stretch:
- a CDS encoding TrkH family potassium uptake protein encodes MRPSLHPTRTVALGFLLAIVAGSVLLMLPWSRVDGGSAPWLTAFFTAVSAVCVTGLVVVDTGTYWSGFGQAVIMVLFQLGGFGMMTASTLLGLMVNRSLRLRTKLIAQVETHAIGLGDIAGVARLVLVVTLSFEMVIAMWLASRLHLTYALPWPEAAWNGLFHSISAFNNAGFSTHADSLTRYAADLWMLGPVMAAIVVGGIGFPVLHDLRNKASDPRRWSLHSKLTLSVTAVLLVTGILGLLLFEWNNPKTLGAMPPAGKLLSAAFASVSARTAGFNSIDIGALTHESLALHFFLMFVGGGSASTAGGVKVGTVAILALLVIAEIRGRVDSEAFGRRVSGSAQRQAITVLALGSALITLGTLTILFVTELPTDQVIFEVISAFGTVGLSTGITADLPASGQLTLIALMYAGRVGTITLAVSLALGEHRTPYRYPEEHPIVG; translated from the coding sequence ATGAGACCATCTCTGCATCCAACCCGGACCGTTGCCCTGGGTTTCCTGCTGGCCATCGTGGCAGGCAGCGTGCTCCTGATGTTGCCCTGGTCCCGAGTCGATGGCGGGAGCGCGCCCTGGCTGACCGCATTCTTCACCGCAGTCTCGGCCGTCTGCGTGACTGGCCTGGTGGTCGTGGATACAGGAACTTACTGGTCCGGCTTCGGCCAGGCGGTCATCATGGTGCTATTCCAGCTTGGCGGCTTTGGCATGATGACCGCGTCTACGCTGCTTGGCCTGATGGTCAATCGCTCGCTGCGATTGCGGACCAAGCTGATTGCCCAGGTCGAAACCCATGCGATCGGGCTGGGCGACATCGCCGGCGTGGCCAGGCTGGTGCTGGTGGTGACGTTGAGCTTCGAGATGGTCATCGCGATGTGGCTAGCCTCGAGGCTGCATCTCACGTACGCCCTTCCCTGGCCCGAGGCAGCATGGAATGGCTTGTTTCATTCGATCTCAGCCTTCAACAACGCTGGCTTCTCGACCCACGCAGACAGCCTGACGCGCTATGCGGCCGACCTGTGGATGCTGGGACCGGTGATGGCGGCGATCGTCGTAGGCGGCATCGGGTTTCCTGTGCTGCACGACTTGCGGAACAAGGCATCCGATCCGCGTCGATGGTCCCTGCATAGCAAGCTCACCTTGTCGGTTACGGCGGTGCTGCTGGTCACGGGCATTCTTGGCCTGCTATTGTTCGAATGGAATAACCCAAAAACGCTCGGCGCGATGCCGCCTGCCGGGAAGCTGCTGTCCGCAGCGTTTGCCTCTGTCTCCGCCCGTACTGCCGGATTCAACTCGATCGACATCGGCGCGCTGACTCATGAAAGCCTGGCGCTGCATTTCTTCCTGATGTTCGTCGGCGGAGGCAGTGCCAGTACTGCCGGCGGCGTCAAAGTCGGCACCGTCGCCATCCTGGCCTTGTTGGTGATTGCCGAGATCCGCGGGCGCGTCGACAGCGAGGCATTCGGGCGGCGCGTCAGCGGCTCGGCGCAGCGGCAGGCGATCACCGTGCTGGCGTTGGGAAGCGCCTTGATTACGCTGGGAACGCTGACCATCCTGTTCGTTACCGAGTTGCCGACCGATCAAGTCATCTTCGAAGTGATTTCAGCTTTCGGTACAGTTGGCTTGTCGACTGGTATCACGGCCGACCTTCCCGCTTCCGGCCAGCTTACGCTGATAGCGCTCATGTACGCCGGCCGGGTCGGCACCATTACGCTCGCGGTATCCCTGGCGCTGGGCGAACATCGCACACCATACCGTTACCCGGAGGAGCACCCAATTGTTGGCTAG
- a CDS encoding aspartate:alanine exchanger family transporter, whose translation MDAVRTLLETQPLLTLFLTVALGYVFGEINIKGVSLGSGAVLFVGLAIGGFAPKSAPPAILGTLGLLLFLYGIGIQYGEQFFKGLTSPDGIKANAAAVLGVVGSGLVAVALVPLVGVKLDESLGMFAGAGTSTASLQAAMAAMKSDGAAVGYSVAYPVGVAGPILFLYALTALLKPNIVRPPPKLIETAEIVLSNAAFIGARLSELVACLPDGVAIAAVRRAHHNQPSADDMVLQANDVLLATATDPAVLREATSLCGELQPGRMTSHREDLDYMRVFASSRLVVGHRLRDIRFPEGMVCSIAHVRRGDADLMPSDDLILEFGDRVGLLVNRAHMKPIRVLFGDSIKGTAELSFISIGIGAALGLLVGLIPVPIPGVGTLALGLAALLLVALVLGQVRRFGPFVWTMPLSANLVLRNFGLTIFLAQVGIASGPKFFATIGVTGVSFLIYGVVILLALLLITAIFCLWVFRLPFDLAVGVICGATGNPAILAFANRVAPTDRPDLGYSMIFPSMTIVKILFVQVAATLAGG comes from the coding sequence ATGGATGCAGTCCGGACATTGCTCGAAACCCAACCGCTGCTCACGCTGTTCCTCACGGTTGCACTGGGCTATGTCTTCGGCGAGATCAATATCAAGGGCGTGTCGCTCGGTTCGGGCGCAGTGCTGTTCGTGGGGCTGGCGATCGGCGGGTTCGCGCCGAAGTCTGCGCCGCCTGCCATCCTTGGCACCCTAGGGCTGCTGCTCTTTCTCTATGGCATTGGGATCCAGTACGGGGAGCAGTTTTTTAAGGGTCTGACCAGCCCCGATGGCATCAAGGCCAACGCCGCTGCGGTCCTTGGCGTGGTTGGCTCCGGACTGGTCGCGGTTGCGTTGGTGCCGCTGGTCGGCGTGAAGCTAGACGAGTCGCTAGGCATGTTCGCCGGCGCGGGCACCAGCACGGCAAGCCTGCAGGCCGCGATGGCGGCAATGAAGAGCGACGGCGCCGCGGTGGGCTACAGCGTCGCATACCCGGTCGGCGTGGCAGGGCCGATCCTGTTTCTGTATGCCCTCACCGCGCTGCTCAAGCCGAATATCGTGCGGCCGCCGCCAAAGCTGATCGAGACCGCCGAGATTGTGCTGTCAAACGCGGCGTTTATCGGCGCGCGGCTGTCGGAGCTCGTAGCCTGCCTGCCGGACGGGGTGGCGATTGCCGCCGTGCGTCGCGCCCACCATAACCAGCCGTCCGCCGACGACATGGTCCTGCAGGCCAACGACGTGCTGCTCGCGACCGCCACCGACCCGGCCGTGCTGCGTGAAGCCACCTCGCTGTGCGGGGAACTGCAGCCGGGCCGCATGACGAGCCATCGCGAAGACCTGGACTATATGCGCGTGTTCGCCTCAAGCCGGCTCGTGGTCGGGCACAGGCTGCGCGATATCCGTTTTCCCGAAGGCATGGTCTGCTCGATCGCCCACGTGCGGCGCGGCGATGCCGACCTGATGCCCAGCGACGACCTCATCCTCGAGTTCGGTGACCGTGTCGGCCTGCTGGTCAATCGCGCCCACATGAAGCCGATTCGCGTGCTGTTCGGCGACTCCATCAAGGGCACCGCCGAGCTGAGCTTTATCTCGATCGGCATCGGCGCTGCCCTCGGGCTGCTGGTCGGGCTGATCCCGGTGCCGATTCCCGGCGTCGGCACGCTGGCGCTGGGGCTCGCCGCGCTGCTGCTGGTAGCCCTTGTGCTCGGCCAGGTGCGCCGTTTCGGGCCGTTCGTCTGGACCATGCCGCTGTCGGCCAACCTGGTCCTGCGCAACTTCGGGCTGACCATCTTCCTCGCCCAGGTGGGCATTGCATCCGGGCCGAAGTTCTTCGCCACCATCGGCGTGACCGGGGTGTCCTTCCTGATCTATGGCGTGGTGATCCTGCTCGCCCTGCTGCTGATCACTGCGATCTTCTGCCTCTGGGTCTTCAGGCTGCCGTTCGACCTGGCGGTGGGCGTGATCTGCGGTGCGACCGGCAATCCCGCCATCCTTGCCTTTGCCAACCGCGTCGCCCCCACCGACCGGCCCGACCTCGGCTACTCGATGATCTTCCCGTCTATGACCATCGTGAAAATCCTGTTCGTACAGGTCGCCGCCACACTGGCTGGCGGATAG
- a CDS encoding 2-hydroxyacid dehydrogenase, which translates to MEIAVFSAKSYDRQHLDAANAAQGHRLKYFEVPLDSETVGLAAGHGAVCIFVNDRADATVLEALARGGTKLVALRCTGFNNVDLKAAQALGIKVVRVVDYSPNSVAEHAVALLLAVNRKIHRAYNRTRDFNFSLEGLMGFDLYGKTVAVIGTGKIGRVFAKIMVGFGCNVIGYDKYPSPEFEALGGRYADEGEIGASADCISLHCPLTPETHHIINAETLARAKRGALLINTSRGGLIDTEAVIEALRSGQLGGLAIDVYEQEAELFFRDLSGTIVDDAVMQQLITFPNVIVTGHQAFLTREAVTTICETTLRSVTEFESGKPLTNEVGPS; encoded by the coding sequence ATGGAAATCGCCGTCTTCAGCGCAAAGTCCTACGATCGTCAACATCTCGACGCCGCGAATGCGGCGCAAGGCCATCGGCTCAAATACTTCGAAGTCCCCCTGGACAGTGAAACGGTGGGCCTCGCCGCCGGCCACGGCGCCGTCTGCATCTTCGTCAATGACCGGGCCGATGCGACTGTGCTGGAAGCGCTCGCGCGCGGCGGCACCAAGCTGGTCGCGCTGCGCTGCACCGGGTTCAACAACGTCGACCTGAAAGCCGCGCAGGCGCTCGGCATCAAGGTAGTGCGCGTGGTCGACTACTCGCCAAATTCGGTCGCCGAGCATGCTGTGGCGCTGCTGTTGGCGGTCAACCGCAAGATCCACCGGGCCTACAACCGCACGCGGGATTTCAATTTCTCGCTCGAAGGCCTGATGGGCTTCGACCTGTACGGCAAGACCGTGGCCGTGATCGGCACCGGCAAGATCGGGCGCGTGTTTGCGAAAATCATGGTCGGCTTCGGCTGCAACGTGATCGGCTACGACAAGTACCCATCGCCGGAGTTCGAGGCCCTTGGCGGCCGCTACGCGGACGAGGGAGAAATCGGCGCAAGCGCGGACTGCATCTCGCTGCACTGCCCGCTCACGCCCGAGACCCATCACATCATCAACGCCGAAACGCTGGCGCGCGCCAAGCGCGGCGCCCTGCTGATCAACACCAGCCGCGGCGGGCTGATCGACACGGAAGCAGTCATCGAAGCGCTCAGGAGCGGGCAACTCGGCGGGCTGGCGATCGACGTGTACGAGCAAGAGGCGGAGCTGTTCTTCCGCGACCTGTCCGGCACCATCGTCGACGACGCCGTCATGCAGCAGCTAATCACGTTTCCTAACGTGATCGTGACCGGGCACCAAGCCTTCCTCACGCGCGAGGCCGTGACGACCATTTGCGAAACAACCTTGCGCAGCGTGACGGAGTTCGAAAGCGGCAAGCCGCTCACGAACGAAGTCGGCCCCAGTTGA
- a CDS encoding excalibur calcium-binding domain-containing protein, with product MYKSLLLVAAAAAVFIYYKTHAPLDNVGVAAEPQSIAVSIIAPTPEPVFRCEGKQHCSQMSSCAEARFYLKNCPAVKMDGDSDGIPCETPPLQCTF from the coding sequence ATGTACAAGAGCTTGCTGCTAGTCGCGGCCGCCGCGGCCGTTTTCATCTACTACAAAACTCACGCGCCGCTGGACAATGTGGGAGTCGCCGCCGAGCCACAGTCGATCGCGGTTTCGATTATTGCCCCAACGCCGGAACCAGTCTTCCGCTGCGAGGGCAAACAGCACTGTAGCCAGATGTCTTCCTGCGCGGAAGCCCGCTTCTACCTAAAGAACTGCCCAGCGGTAAAAATGGACGGCGATAGTGACGGTATTCCATGTGAGACGCCGCCTCTCCAGTGCACGTTTTGA
- a CDS encoding LacI family DNA-binding transcriptional regulator — protein sequence MVNVKQVALLAGVSSATVSRALSAPELLRPETLKRVQEAIASLDYVPFAAARILRSGRTMSIGIIAPTLMNELYARAVDTLEKQLEALGYTVLLTCHRDNSEIELRCAREMLERRVDGIAIIGSQHHPDVFSLIHKHNVPYVLMWATDREGSHPTVGYDNRLAMRRLTAYLVGLGHREFAVLPGPLNTQHLSVQRLEGVKDVLSEHSIALREELVLPTPYEVEPARAAARACLTSPHRPTALICINDFIAVAAIAECRALGRSIPDDISVTGFGDWQVAELITPTLTTMRSNPVRIGELTARNIIAQIEGAARREDLQDEFEPELIVRESTAAVKIVAAP from the coding sequence ATGGTCAACGTGAAACAGGTCGCTCTCCTTGCCGGCGTGTCTTCTGCCACCGTATCGCGCGCGTTGTCGGCACCCGAACTGCTGCGGCCTGAGACTCTGAAGCGCGTGCAGGAAGCGATTGCCAGCCTCGACTACGTGCCTTTTGCCGCTGCCCGGATCCTGCGTTCGGGACGGACCATGTCCATCGGCATCATTGCGCCGACGCTGATGAACGAACTGTACGCAAGAGCCGTGGACACCCTGGAGAAGCAGCTCGAAGCGCTCGGCTATACCGTTCTTCTGACGTGCCATCGCGACAACAGCGAAATCGAGTTGCGCTGTGCGCGGGAAATGCTGGAGCGGCGCGTGGACGGCATCGCCATCATCGGCTCGCAGCACCACCCCGACGTCTTCTCCCTTATCCATAAGCACAATGTCCCCTATGTGCTGATGTGGGCAACGGATCGCGAAGGCAGCCATCCGACGGTTGGCTACGACAACCGGCTCGCGATGCGGCGGCTGACCGCCTATCTGGTAGGCCTTGGGCACCGCGAATTCGCCGTCCTCCCGGGGCCGCTGAACACCCAGCATCTGTCGGTCCAGCGGCTGGAAGGCGTCAAGGACGTGCTCAGCGAACATAGCATCGCACTGCGCGAGGAACTGGTCCTGCCCACGCCCTATGAGGTCGAGCCGGCCCGCGCCGCAGCGCGCGCCTGTCTGACCAGTCCACATCGGCCTACCGCACTGATCTGCATAAACGACTTCATCGCGGTCGCCGCCATCGCCGAGTGCCGCGCTCTGGGCCGGTCCATTCCGGACGATATCTCCGTGACCGGTTTCGGGGACTGGCAGGTCGCAGAACTTATCACGCCTACCCTGACAACCATGCGGTCGAATCCCGTGCGTATCGGCGAACTGACCGCGAGGAACATTATTGCGCAGATAGAAGGCGCGGCACGGCGGGAAGATCTGCAGGACGAATTCGAGCCGGAGCTGATCGTTCGGGAAAGTACTGCTGCGGTGAAAATCGTTGCGGCGCCTTAG
- a CDS encoding tripartite tricarboxylate transporter substrate binding protein, whose protein sequence is MHRYLRQASAALLCLAAISAWQHAAAKDWPVQPVRVVLPYPPGGASDVTARLLSTKLSQAWGESVVIENRPGANGIIANELVAKSAADGYTVLMANLGPNAINPAVYSKLPYDSVKDFAPVILATSVPLVIVTAANSPIKDLRQLIAMAKDKPGEITFGSAGNGASNHLAGELLNTMAGVKMAHVPYKGDAPSLTDVLGGQIHVALPTALAGMPQVKSGKLRALAVTSKMRLPSLPDVPTVDEALGINGYEAVSWGGFMVPTGTPAAIITKMNAEFNKALQYQDIREKLLAQGAEIVGGTPESFDAFLRAELAKWKKVADSAKVRLD, encoded by the coding sequence ATGCATCGATATCTACGACAAGCGTCCGCCGCCCTGCTTTGCCTGGCAGCGATCTCCGCGTGGCAGCACGCGGCGGCCAAGGACTGGCCCGTCCAGCCGGTCCGCGTGGTCCTGCCCTATCCGCCCGGCGGCGCTTCGGATGTCACCGCCAGGCTGCTGAGCACAAAGCTTAGCCAGGCCTGGGGAGAATCGGTCGTCATCGAGAATCGGCCGGGGGCCAACGGCATCATTGCCAACGAACTCGTGGCGAAATCGGCCGCGGACGGATATACGGTGCTGATGGCCAACCTTGGTCCGAATGCGATCAATCCTGCGGTCTATTCGAAATTGCCTTATGACTCGGTCAAGGATTTCGCGCCCGTGATCCTGGCGACTAGCGTTCCGCTGGTCATTGTCACGGCGGCGAACTCCCCCATCAAGGATCTGAGGCAACTGATCGCCATGGCCAAGGATAAGCCTGGCGAGATCACCTTCGGCTCGGCAGGCAACGGGGCGAGCAACCACCTCGCGGGCGAGCTGCTCAATACCATGGCGGGCGTCAAGATGGCGCATGTCCCTTACAAGGGCGACGCACCCTCCTTGACCGACGTGCTGGGCGGGCAGATCCATGTCGCGCTGCCGACGGCCCTGGCCGGCATGCCGCAGGTCAAAAGCGGCAAGCTACGCGCGCTTGCGGTCACCAGCAAGATGCGCCTCCCGTCCTTGCCGGATGTTCCCACGGTAGACGAAGCACTGGGCATTAACGGCTATGAGGCCGTATCCTGGGGCGGCTTCATGGTGCCGACGGGCACCCCGGCGGCCATCATCACCAAGATGAATGCTGAGTTCAACAAGGCGCTGCAATATCAGGACATTCGGGAGAAGCTGCTGGCTCAGGGCGCCGAGATCGTCGGCGGCACGCCGGAGTCGTTTGACGCCTTCCTTCGCGCCGAACTCGCCAAATGGAAGAAGGTTGCGGACTCTGCGAAGGTGCGGCTCGACTAG
- a CDS encoding CaiB/BaiF CoA transferase family protein has translation MAGPLEGIRVLDLSRILAGPWSTQLLSDLGADVIKVERPGSGDDTRAWGPPFLAREDGTLTAESAYFLCANRGKRSITVDVSSEEGQAVLRELAKTADVFVENYKCGDMRRYGLDYDTLAELNPRLVYCSITGFGQTGPYSHRAGYDFVVQAMGGLMSITGECDDLPGGGPQKCGVPISDLMTGMYASVAIVSALFERVESARGQYIDMSLLDTQVAWLANQASNYLVAGSEPRRWGNAHPNLAPYQSFATSDGALIVAVGNDRQFGALCGALDQGELARDERYATNAARLKHRESLVFLLADRFRGRDTATWLVGLEAAGVPCGPIHTIPQALSDPQVQSRGMVFSLPHGSGAIAPQIANPIKFSRSTVEYRRAPPVLGEHTDDILSRDLGWSADRISGLRKGGTI, from the coding sequence ATGGCAGGACCTTTGGAAGGCATCCGGGTGCTCGACCTGAGCCGCATCCTTGCGGGACCGTGGAGCACCCAGTTGCTGTCGGACCTCGGTGCCGACGTGATCAAGGTGGAGCGGCCCGGCAGCGGGGACGATACGCGCGCCTGGGGGCCGCCCTTCCTTGCCCGGGAAGACGGCACCCTGACGGCTGAGTCGGCCTATTTTCTTTGCGCCAATCGTGGCAAGCGCTCGATCACCGTGGACGTCAGCAGCGAGGAGGGACAGGCCGTGCTTCGCGAACTGGCGAAGACGGCCGACGTCTTCGTCGAGAACTATAAATGCGGCGACATGCGGCGCTATGGCCTGGACTACGACACGCTGGCGGAGCTCAATCCACGCCTGGTGTACTGTTCGATCACCGGCTTCGGGCAGACCGGGCCCTACAGTCACCGGGCCGGCTACGACTTCGTTGTACAGGCCATGGGCGGGCTCATGAGCATCACCGGCGAGTGCGACGATCTCCCCGGCGGAGGGCCGCAGAAATGCGGCGTACCTATCTCGGACCTGATGACAGGGATGTACGCATCGGTGGCCATCGTCAGCGCCTTGTTCGAACGGGTCGAGAGCGCACGCGGCCAGTACATCGACATGAGCCTGCTCGACACGCAGGTCGCGTGGCTTGCGAACCAGGCTTCCAACTACCTGGTAGCGGGTTCCGAGCCACGACGTTGGGGTAACGCCCATCCGAACCTCGCGCCCTACCAATCGTTCGCGACCAGCGATGGCGCGCTGATCGTTGCCGTCGGCAACGACCGGCAGTTCGGCGCGCTGTGCGGCGCACTGGACCAGGGCGAACTGGCACGCGACGAGCGCTACGCGACCAACGCCGCGCGCCTGAAGCACCGCGAGAGCCTGGTGTTCTTGCTGGCGGACCGATTCCGTGGCCGCGACACGGCAACCTGGCTGGTCGGACTGGAAGCCGCCGGCGTGCCGTGCGGACCAATCCATACGATTCCGCAGGCCTTGTCGGATCCGCAAGTGCAGTCGCGCGGCATGGTGTTCTCGCTTCCCCATGGAAGCGGAGCGATCGCGCCGCAGATCGCCAACCCAATCAAGTTCTCCCGCTCCACTGTCGAGTATCGGCGTGCCCCGCCAGTGCTCGGCGAGCATACGGACGACATCCTGAGCCGCGACCTCGGCTGGTCCGCGGACCGGATCTCGGGATTGCGCAAGGGAGGAACGATTTGA
- a CDS encoding FAD-binding oxidoreductase — protein MQERRRKFYGWGYEGDTVTPEEISEFEAAWSRLLGVEHFEAMPFPTADEIELRAPRVQPPATLREICTTDHYDRLYHTYGAGTVDVARAIRKEFPNPPDVVAYPKTEQEIVDLFDWCGRQQLAVVPYGGGSSVVGGVNPPEHDRYRGVLTLDLKHFDKVLEVDQTSQAARIQAGVLGPSLERQLKPTGLTMRFFLQAWEFSSLGGWIATRAAGHFATAYTQIDDHIESLKVVTPAGNIESRRFPVSGSGPNPDRLFLGSEGALGIITEAWVKLHRRPIFRKQTTVRFRDYAKAVEATRLLSQSGLNPANARLVEREEAAYTGSSDGTYDILVLGFESADHPVDAWMARALEICAACAGEWDTAAATKEEGADSATASWRNKFLRGPYLREYAIARGVMRETMETAVTWDRFAALHQHVKAETHRIIHEVTGRPGSVTCRFTHLYPDGPAPYFTWFAYGDKARIPEQYMAIKRVAEQAMVDAGGTVTHHHALGRDHRPWYDKERPELFCTALKAAKQAFDPKQILNPGVLFDPS, from the coding sequence ATGCAGGAACGCCGTCGGAAGTTTTATGGCTGGGGCTACGAAGGGGACACCGTTACGCCGGAGGAAATCTCGGAGTTCGAGGCCGCGTGGAGCCGCCTGCTAGGTGTCGAGCATTTCGAGGCCATGCCCTTTCCCACTGCGGACGAAATCGAGCTTCGCGCGCCGCGCGTTCAGCCGCCGGCAACGCTGCGCGAGATCTGCACGACCGACCACTACGACCGCCTTTATCACACCTATGGCGCCGGTACGGTGGACGTGGCGCGGGCCATTCGGAAGGAGTTCCCGAATCCGCCAGACGTCGTCGCGTATCCCAAGACCGAACAGGAGATCGTCGATCTCTTCGACTGGTGCGGCCGCCAACAGCTCGCCGTTGTTCCCTACGGCGGCGGCTCCAGCGTGGTCGGCGGGGTGAACCCCCCGGAGCACGACCGGTACCGTGGCGTCCTCACGCTCGACCTCAAACACTTCGACAAGGTGCTGGAAGTCGACCAGACCTCGCAAGCCGCGCGCATCCAGGCCGGGGTGCTCGGGCCGAGCCTGGAACGCCAACTCAAGCCGACCGGGCTGACCATGCGCTTTTTCCTGCAGGCATGGGAGTTCTCGTCGCTGGGGGGCTGGATCGCGACCCGCGCTGCCGGGCATTTCGCCACTGCATACACGCAGATCGACGACCACATCGAAAGCCTAAAGGTCGTGACCCCCGCGGGCAATATCGAGTCGCGCCGCTTTCCAGTATCGGGCTCGGGCCCCAATCCCGACCGGCTGTTTCTGGGCTCGGAGGGCGCGCTTGGCATCATTACCGAGGCCTGGGTCAAGCTGCACCGCCGCCCAATCTTCCGCAAGCAGACCACGGTGCGCTTCCGCGATTATGCGAAGGCCGTGGAGGCGACGCGGCTGCTGTCCCAGTCGGGCCTGAACCCCGCGAACGCGCGGTTGGTCGAGCGGGAGGAGGCAGCCTACACCGGCTCAAGCGACGGCACCTATGACATCCTCGTGCTGGGCTTCGAGTCGGCGGATCACCCGGTCGATGCGTGGATGGCGCGCGCGCTGGAGATCTGCGCAGCATGCGCCGGCGAGTGGGATACCGCTGCGGCAACCAAGGAGGAAGGTGCCGATTCGGCCACGGCAAGCTGGCGCAACAAGTTCCTGCGCGGACCCTATCTGCGCGAGTACGCCATTGCACGCGGCGTCATGCGCGAGACCATGGAAACAGCCGTCACGTGGGACCGCTTCGCCGCACTTCACCAGCACGTCAAGGCCGAGACTCATCGCATCATCCACGAAGTGACGGGCCGCCCGGGCTCCGTGACCTGCCGCTTCACCCACCTGTATCCGGACGGCCCTGCGCCTTACTTCACCTGGTTTGCCTATGGGGACAAGGCCCGCATTCCCGAGCAGTACATGGCAATCAAGCGGGTGGCGGAACAGGCCATGGTGGACGCCGGCGGCACCGTCACCCACCACCACGCGCTCGGACGGGACCATCGTCCCTGGTATGACAAGGAGCGGCCCGAGCTGTTCTGCACCGCACTGAAGGCGGCAAAGCAAGCGTTCGACCCGAAGCAGATCCTGAATCCCGGCGTGCTGTTCGACCCGAGCTGA
- a CDS encoding LacI family DNA-binding transcriptional regulator: protein MSKRLTSIDIANLAGVSQTTVSRVLQDLPSVKPETKARVLKVIQDHEYSPSAAARQMKTRRSGTVAVVIASLSNPLYPMLLQLLVERLASRGFRTTVWELEGKMDEATVRALAESATDGVIFAAALDESREMLTRVAAEKPIILINRSVETDLFDTIVSDNYAGGRRVANYFVSAGRKCIGLISAASSKSSKASTIRERERGFMEGLGELSQGNAFVRADAADFSYDNGFRAMQTLLAERPDVDAVFCTNDIVAIGVLDAARRSGKQVPNDIWIVGYDDIPMARWECISLSTVQQPLPAMVEQVVDRLQRRMTSPELAPHTFVLPNDLVLRRTTS, encoded by the coding sequence ATGAGCAAGAGGCTTACCAGCATCGACATTGCCAACTTGGCAGGGGTTTCGCAAACGACCGTCTCCCGTGTGCTTCAGGATTTGCCATCGGTGAAGCCGGAGACCAAGGCGCGGGTCTTGAAGGTCATACAAGACCACGAGTATTCGCCCAGTGCGGCAGCTCGACAGATGAAGACGCGTCGCAGCGGGACGGTTGCGGTCGTCATCGCGAGCCTGTCTAACCCGTTGTACCCGATGCTGCTCCAACTGTTAGTTGAGCGGCTCGCTAGTCGGGGCTTCCGCACAACGGTCTGGGAGCTTGAAGGAAAGATGGACGAGGCAACGGTACGTGCGCTTGCCGAAAGCGCAACCGATGGCGTCATCTTTGCCGCCGCGCTGGATGAATCCAGGGAGATGCTGACCCGAGTCGCGGCCGAGAAGCCGATCATCCTGATCAATCGCTCTGTCGAAACAGACTTGTTCGACACGATCGTGAGCGACAACTATGCCGGCGGCCGGCGGGTTGCAAACTATTTCGTGTCCGCGGGCAGAAAGTGCATTGGATTGATCTCAGCCGCGTCCAGCAAGAGTTCCAAGGCAAGCACGATTCGCGAACGCGAGCGAGGCTTTATGGAAGGCCTTGGCGAATTGAGCCAGGGGAACGCATTTGTGCGGGCTGATGCCGCCGACTTTAGCTACGACAATGGCTTTCGAGCGATGCAGACACTGCTCGCAGAACGCCCTGATGTCGATGCAGTGTTTTGCACAAATGACATTGTTGCGATCGGTGTCCTGGATGCCGCCCGGCGCAGTGGCAAGCAAGTCCCGAACGACATTTGGATCGTCGGCTATGACGATATTCCCATGGCGCGGTGGGAGTGCATCAGCTTGAGCACTGTCCAGCAGCCCTTGCCAGCCATGGTTGAGCAGGTAGTAGACCGGCTCCAGCGTCGTATGACTTCGCCGGAATTGGCCCCGCACACGTTTGTGCTTCCTAATGACCTCGTATTGCGACGCACAACATCTTGA